A genomic segment from Kyrpidia tusciae DSM 2912 encodes:
- a CDS encoding YcdB/YcdC domain-containing protein → MKRFYKVAVSAATLAVLSTGHPVPSGPVHAAPGEPPGLAAVSGSTSTSVPAGTPGLAMTPGPAAAPDSATTPDTVAPTAAGQTGNPPAPSAVPPTMPPAQAPTPPPNAISEKEAEAKVRALFDGLAELPYVTAHYLPGDPRAGILDDVGSKPTWELTFFTTNPSKSKGTPSGPPDTLHARVDAITGAILEFSRMNPAWTGDRQPDNQLALQAATAFLQKIASPFRDQGLERIGGGGITQTATPGTKTLQWRFAVVTFSEKVHGIPFPQNSVDIRVDQFGHVVGMQIMHPFDSSKLPEPSGAISSAEAQKRLAAHLQLEKMYLTTPFHLDASGQLQKGDRPVLGYFPVQQGSIDALSGKPFTGGFSIPPNLEMDKSLSITGQGQALQAKDKDAAARLVADFLHMDLSGMTLQEQTPPPDTLSGFHPRVLTWTLRPPAGPPAPQGSAVYPAAQPSHINAVFDADTGQWLDLNVDTRMLQGKPAVLSMEQGEAKALSFLQQILPKGSQAVQLLWELDSSKPLPSPPDWFDPAKEPNFMPEPLPVYTYTFRPLVQGVPVLDRIYNVQVDATTGRIVGFILPPAASPALPDDRDTITPEQAKAAFLQAQPIRLVYTWPVFGNQAAPQGQLVYEFDPNHPIQYIDAFTGKPVLFTTR, encoded by the coding sequence GTGAAACGGTTTTATAAGGTCGCCGTCTCGGCAGCAACCCTGGCCGTTCTCTCCACCGGGCATCCCGTCCCGAGCGGCCCCGTGCACGCCGCCCCGGGTGAGCCGCCCGGCCTCGCCGCAGTGTCCGGCTCTACTTCGACGTCCGTCCCCGCCGGGACTCCCGGCCTGGCTATGACGCCCGGCCCCGCCGCGGCGCCCGACTCTGCCACCACGCCGGACACCGTCGCGCCCACCGCCGCCGGGCAAACGGGGAACCCGCCCGCCCCCTCAGCGGTCCCTCCAACCATGCCGCCGGCACAGGCGCCCACCCCGCCGCCGAACGCCATCAGCGAGAAAGAGGCGGAGGCCAAAGTTCGCGCCCTGTTTGACGGACTGGCAGAACTCCCCTATGTGACCGCGCACTATCTCCCGGGGGATCCCCGGGCCGGCATCCTCGATGATGTAGGATCAAAACCGACATGGGAACTTACTTTTTTTACCACAAATCCTTCCAAATCCAAAGGCACGCCATCGGGGCCGCCGGACACGCTCCATGCGAGGGTTGATGCCATAACCGGCGCCATCCTGGAATTCTCACGGATGAACCCCGCGTGGACCGGCGACCGTCAGCCGGATAACCAACTGGCCCTTCAAGCCGCCACCGCTTTCTTACAAAAGATCGCTTCTCCCTTCCGCGATCAGGGGCTGGAGCGAATCGGCGGCGGCGGAATCACCCAAACCGCCACACCGGGAACAAAAACCTTACAGTGGCGATTTGCCGTCGTCACCTTCAGCGAGAAAGTGCACGGCATTCCTTTCCCCCAGAATTCCGTGGACATCCGGGTGGATCAATTCGGTCATGTCGTCGGGATGCAGATCATGCATCCATTTGACAGCTCCAAACTCCCCGAACCCTCCGGAGCCATCTCATCGGCCGAGGCGCAAAAACGGCTCGCAGCCCATCTCCAATTGGAAAAAATGTATCTCACGACGCCGTTCCATTTGGATGCATCCGGGCAGCTCCAAAAGGGAGACCGGCCGGTCCTCGGCTATTTTCCCGTGCAGCAGGGGAGCATCGACGCCCTTTCGGGTAAACCGTTTACCGGAGGATTTTCGATCCCGCCGAATCTGGAAATGGATAAGTCCCTTTCCATCACCGGTCAGGGGCAGGCCCTCCAGGCCAAGGACAAAGACGCGGCCGCACGCTTGGTGGCGGATTTCCTACATATGGATCTTTCCGGAATGACCTTGCAGGAGCAGACACCGCCTCCGGACACGTTGAGCGGTTTTCATCCCCGGGTGTTGACTTGGACGCTCCGCCCGCCAGCGGGTCCCCCGGCTCCGCAGGGCTCGGCGGTTTACCCCGCGGCACAGCCGAGCCACATCAACGCGGTGTTTGACGCCGACACCGGCCAGTGGTTGGACCTGAACGTGGATACCCGAATGCTTCAAGGCAAACCGGCGGTTCTGTCCATGGAACAAGGAGAGGCGAAGGCCCTCTCGTTCCTGCAGCAGATTTTGCCCAAGGGCAGCCAAGCCGTTCAACTCCTTTGGGAACTAGACAGTTCCAAGCCGCTGCCGAGCCCTCCGGACTGGTTCGATCCGGCCAAGGAGCCCAACTTCATGCCGGAGCCGCTGCCGGTGTACACGTACACCTTTCGTCCATTGGTTCAGGGCGTGCCCGTCCTGGATCGCATCTACAATGTGCAGGTGGATGCAACCACGGGGCGGATCGTGGGATTCATACTGCCACCCGCAGCATCCCCGGCGCTGCCCGATGATCGGGATACCATCACTCCGGAGCAGGCCAAAGCGGCTTTTCTCCAGGCGCAGCCCATCCGGCTGGTGTACACATGGCCGGTATTCGGCAATCAGGCGGCCCCGCAAGGCCAGTTGGTGTATGAGTTCGATCCGAATCACCCGATCCAGTACATCGACGCCTTCACCGGAAAGCCGGTGCTTTTCACCACTCGCTAG
- a CDS encoding type II toxin-antitoxin system Phd/YefM family antitoxin, translating to MTKVVNVHEAKTHFSKLLARVEVGEEIVIAKAGKPLARLVPYRERPTKRVPGTAKSLIVVGEDFDDPLPESIQRLFER from the coding sequence GTGACCAAAGTGGTCAACGTCCACGAGGCAAAGACGCATTTTTCAAAACTATTGGCGCGTGTAGAAGTCGGGGAAGAGATCGTCATCGCGAAAGCGGGTAAACCCCTCGCCCGGCTCGTGCCTTATCGCGAACGGCCGACAAAGCGCGTACCGGGCACAGCCAAAAGTCTAATTGTTGTCGGGGAAGATTTTGACGATCCGCTGCCGGAGTCGATTCAGAGGTTGTTCGAACGATGA
- a CDS encoding type II toxin-antitoxin system VapC family toxin, producing MKTLLDTHVFLWWITDDGRMSKRARAIIQDTRNELYLSAASAWEIAIKAALGRIRVYEDLDRFMTQQMNENGIVDLPVEILHALGVYGLPDLHRDPFDRLLVAQAIQEGMPVITADEWIKCYDVETIW from the coding sequence ATGAAGACCCTTCTTGATACGCACGTCTTCCTGTGGTGGATCACCGATGATGGGCGGATGTCCAAACGTGCAAGAGCGATTATCCAAGATACAAGGAATGAACTGTATTTAAGTGCGGCGAGTGCCTGGGAGATCGCGATCAAAGCCGCCCTCGGCCGAATACGCGTATACGAAGATTTGGACCGGTTCATGACCCAGCAGATGAACGAAAACGGTATTGTGGATTTGCCCGTCGAGATTCTCCATGCGCTCGGGGTCTATGGGCTTCCGGATTTGCACCGCGACCCGTTTGACCGCCTTTTGGTCGCCCAAGCCATACAAGAAGGCATGCCCGTCATCACCGCGGATGAGTGGATCAAGTGTTATGATGTTGAGACGATCTGGTGA
- a CDS encoding CobW family GTP-binding protein, producing MATDTRIPVIILTGFLGSGKTTILAHVMEFIDPARTEIVINEYGSVGLDQYLIQQVKEETQVLKGGCVCCQLRSDLVAVLQQVANRIDSGEHIDRVIIETSGLADPAPIMFTIYTDPMLQNRFRIGGVITTVDATTHSPLGPHPEWVKQITSADWVIITKTDIADQQGVVMLGRQIRAMNPSATIFTAKNGHIEQEAEFLKDLLSANGRENLGLQNDLPSSVSDRRDSNSATASLSLRFAGSVNWSAFSVWLSMLLHAHGEHILRIKGLLDVGSAGPIVLNGVQHIVHPPIHLSEWPDEDTVSRLVIIVRGIDPDRILDSLHKFRRFIGAALVKV from the coding sequence ATGGCAACGGATACAAGAATACCCGTGATCATTTTGACTGGGTTTCTGGGCAGCGGCAAGACGACGATTCTCGCCCATGTTATGGAGTTCATCGACCCTGCCCGCACAGAAATCGTTATCAATGAATACGGATCCGTGGGACTGGATCAATACCTCATTCAACAAGTAAAAGAAGAAACCCAAGTGCTCAAGGGCGGATGTGTCTGTTGTCAATTGCGAAGTGATTTGGTCGCGGTGTTGCAACAGGTTGCCAACCGCATTGACTCCGGTGAACACATCGATCGGGTGATCATCGAAACAAGCGGTCTGGCGGACCCCGCTCCCATTATGTTCACGATCTACACCGATCCAATGTTACAAAATCGGTTTCGCATCGGCGGCGTGATCACGACGGTCGACGCGACGACACACTCCCCCTTGGGCCCGCACCCCGAATGGGTAAAACAAATAACGAGCGCGGATTGGGTGATCATCACAAAGACGGATATCGCAGATCAACAGGGCGTGGTCATGTTAGGTCGCCAAATTAGAGCTATGAATCCCTCGGCAACGATCTTTACGGCTAAAAACGGCCATATCGAGCAGGAAGCAGAATTCTTGAAAGATCTTCTCTCGGCAAACGGCCGCGAAAACTTAGGTTTGCAAAACGATCTCCCGTCCAGTGTCTCTGACCGCCGTGACTCCAACAGCGCAACGGCCTCCCTCTCGCTGCGCTTTGCTGGCTCGGTGAACTGGAGTGCCTTCAGTGTCTGGTTGAGCATGTTGTTGCACGCCCACGGCGAGCATATCTTAAGGATCAAAGGTTTACTGGACGTCGGTTCCGCAGGCCCCATCGTCCTCAACGGCGTTCAGCACATCGTGCACCCCCCGATCCATTTGTCCGAATGGCCTGACGAAGATACAGTCTCTCGCTTGGTCATCATCGTGCGCGGTATTGACCCGGACCGAATTCTGGATTCCTTGCACAAATTCCGCCGCTTCATTGGGGCTGCTCTGGTGAAGGTTTAG
- a CDS encoding polysaccharide deacetylase family protein, with product MAKKEILVAYGVDVDAVAGWLGSYGGEDSPDDISRGLFAGEVGAPRLLKLFDKYKIKTTWFIPGHSIETFPDQMRMVVEAGHEIGAHGYSHENPIAMTPKQEEDVLLKSIELIEGLAGKRPTGYVAPWWEFSNVTNELLLKHGFKYDHSLMHNDFHPYYVRVGDHWTKIDYSKPASEWMKPLVRGEETKLVEIPANWYLDDLPPMMFIKKSPNSFGFINPRDIEQMWRDQFDWVYREYDYAVFAMTVHPDVSGRPQVLLMHERLIEHINSHDGVRWVTFDEIADDFIGRTQAKK from the coding sequence ATGGCGAAGAAAGAAATCCTGGTCGCTTATGGAGTCGACGTCGACGCGGTGGCCGGTTGGCTTGGATCCTATGGCGGGGAAGATTCGCCGGATGACATTTCACGGGGGTTGTTCGCCGGGGAGGTCGGTGCGCCGAGACTTTTAAAATTGTTCGATAAGTATAAGATTAAGACGACTTGGTTCATTCCCGGTCATTCCATTGAAACGTTTCCGGATCAAATGCGCATGGTCGTGGAGGCGGGGCACGAAATCGGGGCGCACGGGTATTCCCACGAAAACCCGATCGCCATGACACCTAAGCAGGAAGAAGATGTGTTGCTGAAATCGATCGAATTGATCGAAGGCCTCGCCGGAAAACGACCCACTGGGTACGTGGCACCTTGGTGGGAGTTCTCCAACGTGACCAACGAACTTTTGCTCAAACACGGATTCAAGTATGATCACAGCTTGATGCACAACGATTTTCATCCGTACTACGTAAGGGTAGGCGATCACTGGACAAAAATCGATTATTCTAAACCGGCTTCCGAGTGGATGAAGCCACTCGTCAGGGGCGAAGAAACCAAATTGGTCGAGATTCCCGCCAATTGGTACCTGGATGACTTGCCCCCGATGATGTTCATTAAAAAATCGCCGAACAGCTTCGGGTTTATCAACCCCCGGGACATCGAGCAAATGTGGCGGGACCAATTTGACTGGGTATACCGGGAGTATGACTATGCGGTGTTCGCCATGACCGTGCACCCCGACGTGAGTGGACGCCCGCAAGTTCTGCTCATGCACGAACGCCTGATCGAACACATCAATTCCCACGATGGGGTCCGCTGGGTCACCTTTGACGAGATCGCGGATGATTTCATCGGGCGGACTCAGGCCAAAAAGTGA
- a CDS encoding asparaginase: MGLGHVAVITTGGTIAALPQDDGDVKAVLPGQELLKKIRASDVEVQESVTLGSYAFTFDTLYVIGKAVQSALAKDAVDGVVITHGTDTMEETAFYLSLVTPKQKPVVLTGAQFDASHPSSDGPKNLSDAILVARSPEAAGLGPVIVFAGFIYSGREVKKIDTNALQAFGAPGWGPVGRIDRGQVFLVREERDRPLLPLLPPHRVALIRLGLGTDGEEVLRIASGYEGVVLQAYGRGNAHPTVAQAVGRLVGDGVPVIVTSRCNAGAVAPIYGDGGGRDLERKGAWFAGDLAGEKARILLGLMLASGLSREEMYRIVQAYSQ; encoded by the coding sequence ATGGGGTTGGGACACGTTGCAGTGATTACGACAGGTGGAACGATTGCCGCACTCCCTCAAGACGACGGAGATGTGAAGGCAGTTCTGCCAGGCCAAGAATTACTCAAGAAGATCCGCGCATCCGATGTCGAAGTGCAGGAAAGTGTGACGTTGGGAAGCTATGCCTTCACCTTTGACACACTGTATGTGATCGGGAAAGCAGTGCAGAGCGCCCTCGCAAAAGATGCAGTCGATGGAGTCGTGATTACCCATGGGACCGATACCATGGAAGAAACAGCCTTCTACCTGTCTCTTGTCACACCAAAACAAAAGCCTGTTGTGTTAACCGGCGCTCAATTTGATGCTAGCCATCCGTCTTCGGATGGACCGAAGAACCTGTCGGACGCCATTTTGGTCGCCAGATCTCCTGAAGCCGCGGGCCTTGGACCGGTGATCGTTTTCGCGGGGTTTATCTATTCCGGTCGAGAGGTTAAAAAGATCGATACCAATGCGCTTCAGGCATTTGGCGCACCGGGCTGGGGGCCTGTAGGTAGGATCGATCGGGGCCAAGTGTTCCTCGTTCGGGAGGAAAGGGATCGGCCGCTTTTGCCCCTTTTACCACCGCACCGAGTCGCCCTGATCCGACTGGGGCTTGGCACCGACGGGGAGGAAGTTTTGCGCATAGCCAGCGGGTACGAAGGGGTGGTGCTGCAAGCATACGGGAGGGGAAATGCTCATCCGACTGTGGCGCAAGCTGTTGGTCGACTCGTTGGCGATGGTGTACCGGTCATCGTGACCTCCCGTTGCAACGCCGGCGCCGTGGCTCCGATCTATGGAGACGGGGGCGGCCGCGACCTGGAGAGGAAGGGAGCCTGGTTTGCGGGGGACCTCGCCGGCGAAAAGGCGCGGATATTATTAGGGCTCATGTTGGCCAGTGGCCTGAGCCGTGAAGAGATGTACAGGATTGTTCAAGCCTACAGTCAATAA
- a CDS encoding sigma-54 interaction domain-containing protein: MKNLVDSQLIQDTFLSLPSAVIVVNVRGELMMANASGSRLYEYLPDYSKSIRLDEICKQRKLILGHPIRVLGTDYLLSAAPLDSKEYHDLIVLVFEEASIAGAIKQQMKEYEATIQDLQTIFENSYDVIYVSDGKGVTLRVSSACEVLWGKRPEELIGRTVYELEKEGVYYPSATRIALERGKKVQIVQQTRTGRRLMVVSTPIRDSAGNIVRVVNASKDITELHELEEQIRNLKEIIEGYRMQFVQLQESQSDTDRALIYRSKKMEDIMSLLGRVAVVDSTILITGESGVGKEILANHVHRLSPRADYPLIKINCAAIPESLLESELFGYEKGAFTGAQKNGKAGLFELANKGTLFLDEIGDMPLSVQAKLLRVLQEREITRIGGYNPIPVDVRIIAATNKDLQTMVAKGTFRSDLYYRLNVIPVYIPPLRERREDIVPLVNKFLSHFAQKIHRNNVSLSKKAMSLLEQYDWPGNVRELRNLIERLVVTVEDDIIDADDLPAHISKGVPRPADSPDRNEPIVVREVLPLKQAQQIMETQLLQLAARDTSTLGEIAQKLMVNQSTITRKFQKYGLQFGK; the protein is encoded by the coding sequence TTGAAAAACCTCGTTGATTCGCAATTGATCCAGGACACATTCTTATCCCTCCCCAGCGCCGTCATAGTGGTCAACGTCCGTGGAGAATTGATGATGGCGAACGCTTCCGGTTCGCGGCTATATGAATACCTGCCAGATTACTCGAAATCCATTCGATTGGACGAGATCTGCAAACAACGGAAACTGATTCTTGGCCATCCAATCAGGGTTTTGGGAACCGACTACTTGCTTTCCGCCGCCCCGCTGGATTCAAAGGAATATCATGATCTCATTGTGTTGGTGTTTGAAGAAGCCTCAATCGCCGGTGCTATCAAGCAGCAGATGAAGGAATATGAAGCAACAATCCAAGACCTGCAAACGATATTCGAAAATTCTTACGATGTTATCTATGTATCGGATGGAAAAGGTGTTACCCTTCGAGTGAGTTCCGCCTGTGAAGTCTTGTGGGGGAAACGGCCTGAAGAACTGATCGGAAGAACCGTCTATGAGCTGGAGAAAGAAGGGGTTTACTATCCGTCAGCGACGCGAATTGCCTTGGAGCGGGGAAAAAAGGTCCAGATCGTGCAGCAAACCCGTACAGGGCGCAGGCTCATGGTGGTAAGTACTCCGATTCGTGATAGTGCCGGAAATATCGTGAGAGTTGTCAACGCATCCAAAGACATTACGGAGCTTCACGAGCTCGAGGAGCAGATTCGGAATCTAAAAGAGATCATTGAAGGCTATCGCATGCAATTCGTCCAACTTCAAGAATCGCAGTCCGATACGGACCGAGCACTTATTTATCGCAGCAAAAAGATGGAAGACATTATGTCTCTCCTCGGCCGGGTTGCCGTGGTGGATTCCACGATTTTAATCACCGGGGAATCGGGCGTGGGTAAAGAAATTCTCGCCAATCACGTCCATCGGCTGAGCCCACGAGCGGATTATCCCCTGATTAAGATCAACTGTGCGGCCATTCCCGAATCCCTTTTGGAAAGTGAGCTCTTTGGATACGAGAAAGGAGCTTTTACGGGTGCGCAAAAAAATGGCAAGGCGGGTTTGTTCGAGCTTGCCAATAAAGGCACGTTGTTCTTGGATGAAATCGGGGATATGCCTTTAAGTGTTCAAGCGAAGCTGTTACGAGTCTTGCAGGAAAGAGAGATCACACGAATCGGCGGCTACAATCCAATCCCCGTGGACGTCCGAATCATCGCCGCCACCAATAAAGATCTCCAGACCATGGTGGCAAAAGGAACCTTTCGAAGCGATCTATACTACAGGTTGAATGTGATCCCTGTCTACATCCCGCCCCTTCGCGAGCGACGCGAAGACATTGTTCCCTTGGTCAACAAATTCTTGTCCCATTTTGCCCAGAAAATCCACCGGAACAATGTCAGCCTCTCTAAAAAGGCCATGTCTCTCCTAGAACAATACGATTGGCCTGGCAATGTTCGCGAATTGAGAAACCTCATTGAGAGGCTTGTTGTGACGGTTGAGGATGACATCATTGATGCAGACGACTTGCCCGCTCACATCAGTAAAGGTGTCCCGCGTCCTGCCGATTCTCCTGACAGGAATGAACCCATCGTGGTGCGAGAGGTACTCCCGTTAAAACAAGCCCAGCAGATTATGGAAACCCAGCTTCTTCAACTGGCAGCACGAGATACGTCAACTCTTGGAGAGATTGCCCAAAAACTCATGGTGAACCAATCAACCATCACGCGGAAGTTTCAGAAGTATGGATTGCAATTTGGCAAATAG
- a CDS encoding MFS transporter — translation MSIKPSDLNLDQNSLTSRDVTYASIVALVAWTLSVFDFILFGTLLPEMAKTFGWSTAQMANIATWVAVGTFVISLTVGPLTDYLGRKKALIVTTSGVAVSSGLTALSIFIPSSIYVVLVRALSGFGYSEQAVNTTYLSELYDDKKRGLLYSFIQGGWPIGVMLASIVTALLEPLIQWQGMFAVGIIPAIIIVLLGIKLKESPRFLHLKHVRTLMRQGKQEEAEAYGRAHGINTERSTGFTYAQLFSRQDGSMRTTLFLGLAFMLNWFAIEVFNVLATTVLTEGKHINFGNSLWLLVLANAVGYAGYVFHGWLGDRIGRRETIAIGWILGGLAFAAMLYVANGYWSVLIFQSIGSFFLNGPYSALFVFMSESYATRMRGTGTAFINAMGPIGGILGALVFSILVSTNMGVLAAALIGGALPLTLSGLVILATRRIEPGKSLEELAA, via the coding sequence GTGAGTATAAAGCCGTCGGATCTAAATCTCGATCAAAACAGTTTGACGAGTCGGGACGTGACCTACGCCTCTATTGTTGCTCTTGTGGCTTGGACATTGTCCGTGTTCGACTTTATTTTGTTCGGCACGTTGCTGCCAGAAATGGCGAAAACCTTTGGGTGGTCAACGGCGCAAATGGCGAATATTGCGACGTGGGTTGCGGTGGGAACGTTCGTGATTTCGTTAACGGTGGGCCCCCTCACTGACTACCTCGGGCGAAAGAAAGCTCTTATCGTCACGACGTCCGGTGTGGCCGTCAGTTCGGGTTTGACCGCGTTGTCCATCTTTATCCCCAGCTCCATCTATGTTGTGCTTGTCCGGGCGCTCTCCGGGTTCGGTTATTCCGAGCAGGCTGTCAATACCACTTACCTATCGGAATTATACGATGATAAAAAGCGCGGCTTGCTCTACTCTTTTATCCAAGGCGGCTGGCCGATCGGTGTGATGCTTGCATCCATTGTGACCGCATTACTCGAGCCATTGATTCAATGGCAAGGGATGTTTGCCGTGGGCATCATTCCGGCAATCATTATTGTTCTTCTAGGAATCAAGCTAAAAGAATCGCCAAGATTTCTCCACCTGAAGCACGTTCGCACTCTTATGCGCCAAGGCAAACAAGAGGAAGCCGAAGCTTACGGAAGGGCCCATGGTATCAATACAGAGCGTTCCACGGGTTTCACGTACGCCCAGCTTTTTTCCAGACAGGACGGTTCTATGCGGACCACTTTATTTCTCGGGCTCGCCTTTATGTTGAACTGGTTTGCCATTGAAGTGTTTAATGTACTGGCCACCACAGTGCTAACAGAGGGGAAACACATCAACTTCGGGAACTCGTTGTGGCTCCTCGTTTTGGCAAACGCCGTGGGGTACGCAGGCTATGTTTTCCACGGATGGTTGGGCGACCGGATTGGGCGGCGGGAAACCATTGCCATCGGCTGGATTCTCGGAGGGCTCGCCTTTGCGGCCATGTTGTATGTGGCGAATGGATATTGGAGTGTACTCATCTTTCAAAGCATTGGAAGCTTCTTCTTGAACGGCCCGTACTCGGCCCTGTTTGTCTTTATGAGTGAGTCGTACGCCACCCGGATGCGCGGGACCGGCACCGCGTTTATTAATGCCATGGGTCCGATCGGCGGCATTCTGGGGGCCCTCGTGTTCTCAATTTTGGTATCGACGAATATGGGAGTGTTGGCGGCTGCGCTGATTGGAGGAGCGCTACCACTCACTCTGTCCGGCCTTGTCATTCTTGCGACCCGGCGCATCGAACCCGGCAAGTCTCTGGAGGAATTGGCTGCTTGA
- a CDS encoding Fic family protein, with the protein MKYFLTVILEAYRRFEQRVELGQEHQKRGWKQARIEQVVLGFVADFTISDVEELCPGISRPTITRVLNKMSKSGHIHCVEKGRNARWVKNPEVTIEC; encoded by the coding sequence TTGAAATATTTTCTGACCGTCATCCTCGAGGCGTACCGGCGATTTGAACAGCGGGTAGAACTCGGGCAGGAGCATCAAAAACGGGGGTGGAAACAGGCGCGCATTGAACAGGTGGTTCTCGGGTTCGTCGCGGATTTTACGATATCGGACGTGGAGGAACTTTGCCCGGGGATCAGCCGGCCCACCATTACCCGCGTACTGAACAAGATGAGCAAAAGCGGCCACATCCACTGCGTCGAGAAGGGCCGCAACGCCAGGTGGGTGAAAAATCCCGAAGTCACGATCGAGTGTTAA
- a CDS encoding Fic family protein, protein MRQISEPRNRSEAEIAGYRDVLKTIHEHYEHMNLSPNLILQLHRDLMKFTGRGGQWKRADNTVEEMLPTGERRTRFVPVPAWRTPEAVEQLCRAFLQARDRGQGIDLILIGYFVLDFLSIHPFSDGNGRMARLLTLLLRAQRSNTTTRCTGPPRAGTKPGTIRHLG, encoded by the coding sequence ATGAGACAAATCTCGGAACCTCGGAATCGTTCGGAAGCGGAGATCGCCGGGTACCGGGACGTGCTGAAAACGATCCATGAACATTACGAACACATGAATTTGTCGCCGAATCTCATCCTGCAACTGCACCGGGACCTCATGAAGTTTACGGGGAGAGGAGGACAATGGAAACGCGCAGACAACACCGTTGAAGAAATGCTCCCGACCGGAGAGAGAAGGACGCGGTTTGTACCCGTGCCGGCCTGGCGAACCCCCGAAGCGGTAGAACAACTGTGCCGGGCTTTTCTTCAGGCGCGGGACCGGGGCCAGGGGATCGATCTCATTCTGATCGGCTACTTTGTGCTGGATTTTCTCTCGATCCATCCTTTCTCGGACGGGAACGGGCGCATGGCTAGGCTTTTGACTCTTTTGTTGAGGGCACAAAGGAGCAATACGACGACACGTTGTACAGGTCCTCCCAGGGCTGGCACGAAGCCGGGCACGATCCGACACCTTGGTTGA
- a CDS encoding type II TA system antitoxin MqsA family protein: MEHYCQHCDRFRPSHTEEREETFKVRGEEITIRGPLRVCDECGHVMGDEELDGALLVKAYNEYRRRHGLLMPEEIRAIREKYNLSQGAAAKLLGWSPATFTRYEGGAMQEAAHDELLRRMRDDPEWVRGLYRRNSRRLSALQRRRVEEALQEIHEPTEADEMEEIIGRLNKEGEFNPGKLFTVVRLIAENAGKLSKSVFLKYLFYIDFLNLKWHGEPLMGLAYVKNHYGPVPRYHGLLLEYLEASGAIRREEIERGGEIVGEYVEGLPVERAEPLEEHERDVVDYVIETLKGMNAERISEFSHEEPAWIEARLKEVIPYAKAETLRIG; the protein is encoded by the coding sequence ATGGAACACTACTGCCAGCATTGTGACCGCTTTCGACCGTCGCACACGGAAGAACGGGAAGAAACGTTCAAGGTGCGGGGGGAGGAGATCACGATCCGGGGTCCTTTGCGTGTCTGTGATGAATGCGGCCACGTGATGGGGGACGAGGAACTCGACGGGGCCTTGCTGGTCAAAGCCTACAATGAGTACCGGCGCCGCCATGGGCTGCTGATGCCCGAAGAGATCCGCGCGATCCGCGAGAAATACAACCTGTCCCAAGGGGCTGCCGCAAAGCTCCTGGGGTGGAGCCCGGCGACGTTCACCCGTTATGAGGGAGGGGCGATGCAAGAGGCGGCCCATGACGAATTGCTGCGCCGAATGCGGGATGACCCGGAATGGGTTCGTGGCCTTTACCGGCGGAACAGCCGTCGGCTTTCCGCCTTGCAGCGCCGCCGGGTGGAGGAAGCGCTGCAAGAAATTCATGAGCCTACCGAAGCCGACGAAATGGAAGAGATCATCGGGCGGCTGAACAAGGAAGGAGAGTTCAACCCCGGCAAGCTCTTTACCGTCGTCCGACTGATCGCCGAGAATGCCGGCAAGCTGTCGAAATCCGTGTTTCTGAAATACCTGTTTTACATTGATTTCCTGAATTTGAAATGGCACGGGGAACCGCTCATGGGCCTCGCTTACGTGAAAAACCATTATGGGCCTGTTCCGCGTTACCATGGGCTCCTGCTGGAATATTTGGAGGCGAGCGGTGCGATCCGTCGGGAAGAGATCGAGCGGGGCGGAGAGATTGTCGGCGAGTACGTGGAGGGCTTGCCTGTGGAGCGGGCCGAGCCGTTGGAAGAACATGAGCGCGATGTGGTGGATTATGTGATTGAGACGCTGAAAGGGATGAATGCGGAGCGCATCTCCGAGTTTTCCCATGAGGAGCCGGCGTGGATCGAGGCGCGGTTGAAAGAGGTTATTCCGTATGCGAAGGCCGAGACGCTGAGGATTGGGTGA
- a CDS encoding HI0074 family nucleotidyltransferase substrate-binding subunit, which yields MSTNRVSEKYRDYQKALRRLGESLTIDPDQDIVVDGVIQRFEFTFELSWKLMQAHLAREGFEVNSPQSAIGEAFSVGLLDDGDGWIEPPKVFPARHPTAPPHSPDRPG from the coding sequence ATGTCAACCAATCGGGTCTCCGAAAAGTACCGTGATTACCAAAAAGCTCTTCGTCGGCTGGGCGAAAGCCTCACGATCGACCCGGACCAAGATATCGTCGTGGACGGCGTCATCCAACGATTTGAGTTTACGTTTGAGCTCAGCTGGAAGCTAATGCAAGCGCACCTGGCCCGGGAAGGTTTTGAGGTCAACAGCCCACAGAGCGCGATCGGGGAAGCTTTTTCCGTCGGGCTGCTCGACGACGGGGACGGATGGATCGAACCGCCGAAGGTCTTTCCAGCTAGGCATCCAACAGCCCCACCACACTCTCCAGATCGTCCTGGATAA